TCGCCATACGTGCGCCGTGAACGCCGGGCGCGGGCTTGCACCACGCGCCGCGACGTCGCGCGCCTGCCTGGTAAGTTGATGACGAACCTGCATCACCCTGTGCGGAAATATCGTTTGCCGCACGGCGACCGGCCGCCCACAATCGGGGCCACGTCGAGGTGCGATCTGCACCCGGCGCGCTGACGGCCGCCGACGCGCGGCCGCACGGCGAACGAAGGCGATGCGCGCCGCCCGCGCGATCCGCGCGGACGCACCGCCGCGTCGCATCGACAACAAAATTCCGGAGACAGCGCCCAGCGCCCGCCATGCACTCAGATGCCCGCCCCGATTCGTCCCGTCCGCCCGGCTCGCGCGCCGCGAAGCCGGCCCTCCACCGCCGCCTGCAGGCGCGCCATCTGCGGATGATCGCGATCGGCGGCTCGATCGGCACGGGCCTGTTCGTCGCGTCCGGCGCGTCGATCTCGCAGGCCGGCCCCGGCGGCGCGATGTTCGCCTACATGGTGATCGGGCTGATGGTGTATTTCCTGATGACGAGCCTCGGCGAAATGGCCGCATTCATGCCGGTGTCGGGCTCGTTCGCGACCTACGGCGCGAAGTTCGTCGACGAAGGCTTCGGCTTCGCGCTGGGGTGGAACTACTGGTACAGCTGGGCCGTCACGCTCGCCGTCGAACTGGTCGCCGCGCAGCTCGTGATGCACTACTGGTTCCCGCACGTACCGGGTGTCTGGTGGAGCGCGCTCTTTCTGACGCTGATCTTCGCGCTCAACGCACTGTCGGTGCGCGGCTTCGGCGAGGCCGAATACTGGTTCGCGCTGATCAAGGTGCTGACCGTGATCGCGTTTCTCGGGGTCGGTCTGCTGATGATCTTCGGGATCATGAAGGGCGGCCCGAGCGCGGGCCTCGCGAACTTCACGATCGGCGACGCGCCGTTCGTCGGCGGCCTGCCGGCGATGATGGGCGTCGCGATGATCGCCGGCTTTTCGTTTCAGGGCACCGAAATGATCGGCGTCGCAGCCGGCGAATCGGAAAACCCGCGCACGACGATCCCGCGTGCGGTCAGCCAGATCTTCTGGCGCATCCTGCTGTTCTACGTGCTCGCGATCTTCGTGATCGGCGTGCTGATTCCGTACACCGACCCGAGCCTGCTGAAGACCGACGTGACCGACATCGGCGTGAGCCCGTTCACGCTCGTGTTCCGTCACGCGGGCCTCGCATTCGCGGCCGGCGTGATGAACGCGGTGATTCTGACGGCAGTGCTGTCGGCCGGCAACTCGGGCATGTACGCGTCGACGCGCATGCTGTACAACCTCGCGACCGAAGGCCGCGCACCGAAGCTGTTCGCGAAGCTGTCGGCAGGCGGCGTGCCGCGCAATGCGCTGTACGCGACGACGGCGGTCGGCGCGCTGTGTTTTCTCACCTCGCTGTATGGCGACAAGACCGTGTACATGTGGCTGCTCAACACGTCCGGGATGGCGGGCTTCATCACATGGCTCGGGATTGCGGTCAGCCACTACCGTTTCCGCAAGGGACTGCTCAAACAGGGTTACCGTCTCGATCAGCTGCCGTACCGGTCGAAGTGGTTCCCGTTCGGGCCGATCTTCGCGTTCGCGCTGTGCGCGATCGTCGCGCTGGGGCAGGACTACCAGGCGTTCTTCGCGGCGCGGATCGACTGGGTCGCCGTCTCCGCGACCTATATCGGGCTGCCGTTCTTCTTCGCGATCTGGATCGGCTACGCGCTGGTGCGCAAATGCCGGCTGGTCCGCTACGAGGACATGGACATCGCACCGTGGATCGAGCGCAACGCGACACCCGAGCCGGCCCCCGACACCTCGGCCGGCTACGCCGCCTACGTCGCGCGGCCCGCGAACCCGACGTCCGGCGCATAAGTGCGCCGCCGCGCCACGCGCCGACGCTGCGCGCGGCCGGCGCCACCCCAACACCATTCGACGCGGCGCGCGCGTTCAGGCAAGATCGACGCGCGCCGCCCGTTTTTTCGACGTCACGACTTGCCGAATCGCATGCAGAACTTCTACGAAGCCACCGTTACCCGCCCGCCGTATCCGCAACTGAGCGGCACGCTCGACACGCAGGTCTGCATCGTCGGCGGCGGCCTTGCCGGCCTGTGCACGGCGCTCGGCCTCGTCGAGCGCGGTGTGCGCGATGTGATCGTGCTCGACGGCGAGCGCGTCGGCTTCGGCGCCTCGGGCCGCAACGGCGGCTTCGTGTTCGGCGGTTACAGCCTCGACAACGCGGACCTGCTGCGCACGCTCGGCCGCGACGAAGCGCGCCGCCTGTACCGGTTGACGGTCGACGCGGTCGACCTGATCCGCGCGCGGATCGCGCGCTACGGGATCGACTGCGACATCGTCGATCGCGGCGTGATGCTCGCGAACTGGTTCGACGATCCGTCGCGGCTCGACGGCGTGCGCACGCTGATGAAGCGCGAATTCGACGTCGACTGGGAACCGGTGACGCGCGACGCGTTGCGCGCGCAACTGCATACCGCGCGCTACCACGGCGGTCTGTTCGAGCCGAACGCCTTCCACTTCCATCCGCTGAAGTACGTGCTCGGCGTCGCGGCGGCCGCCGCACGCGGCGGCGCGCGCATCTACGAACGCTCGGCCGCGCTCGGCATCGCGCGCGAAGGCGCGGGCTACGTCGTGCGCACGGCGCACGGCAGCGTGCGCGCGAAGGACGTCGTGTTCGCGGGCGGCGGCTACGCGCGCGGCGTGTCGCCGCGCATCGAGCGCGCGGTGCTGCCGATCGCAACCTACGTGATCGCCACCGAGCCGCTCGGCGAACGGCTGAAGGACGCGATCGACGCGCCGTATGCGATCTACGACACGCGCTTCGCATTCGACTACTACCGGCCGCTGAAGGACACGCGGATCCTGTGGGGCGGCCGCATCTCGGTGCTCGACCGTGGCCCCGACGCGATCGCGCGGCTGCTGCGCCGCGACCTGCTGCGCGTGTATCCGCAGCTCGCGGACGTCAAGGTCGATTACGCCTGGGGCGGACTGATGAGCTATGCGCGGCACAAGATGCCGCAGATCGGCCGCGACGCCGACGGCGTCTGGCATGCGATCGCGTTCGGCGGCCACGGGATGGCGCCGACCACGGTGGCCGGCGAAACGCTCGCCGCTGCGCTGGCCGAAGACCGGCCGGTGCCGGACGGCTTTCGCGCCTTCGGCCTCACGCGCACGTTCGGGCTCGCAGGGCTCGCGGCCGCGCAGCTGACCTACACCGCGTACCAGGCGCGCGACGCGCTCGCCGCGTACCGCCGGTGAGCGTCGCGGGCCGCGCTGGCGCGCCCGGAACGGCGCCGGAAAGCGAGCCGGCGCTCGAGGAATCGTCGATTTTCCGCATGCTAGAATGCCCGTTCCACGCCGCCGCGAAGCCAGAACAACCGCACATGAAAGCAGGAAGCAAGGCCGCCACGTCCGACAACCGCGCGCTTCCGTCCGATGCACGGCGCAAATACGATCCCGAGCAAACCAAGCGCAACATCCTCGACGTCGCCACGCAGGAATTCTCCGCGATGGGGCTCGCCGGTGCGCGTGTCGACGCGATCGCCGAGCGCACGAACACGACGAAGCGGATGCTGTACTACTACTTCGACAGCAAGGAAGGCCTGTACGAGGCCGTGCTCGAAAAGGTGTACGGCGACATCCGCGCGCTCGAGCAGGAACTGCACGTCGGCGACATGGAACCGCGCGAAGGGATGCGCCGCCTCGTCGAATTCACGTTCGACTATCACGACAAGCATCGCGACTTCGTTCGCCTCGTATCGATCGAAAACATCCACGGCGCGAAGTATCTCGAACAGCTGAAGTCGTTCAAGAACCGCAACGTCAGCATCATCAAGACGCTCGAGGAACTGCTCGAGCGCGGCGCGGCGAGCGGCGCGTTTCGCAAGGACATCGACGCGTTCGACCTGCATCTGCTGATCAGCTCGTTCTGCTTCCATCGCGTCTCGAACCGCTACACGTTCGGCGCCGCGTTCGGTCGCGATCCGTCGGCGCCGCGGCTGCGCACGCGCCATCGCGACACGATCGCCGAAGCCGTGCTGCGCTACATCGCCGCGTAACGCAGACGTTCGCGGTCGCTCGTTTCCGTTTCCGCGCTCGCATCGGCCGGCGCGGGCGACGCCAGTGCGCACCGCGCCTTCTCCTCCGGGCTCCCCGCCACGAAATACTTGCGCGCCCAGCGTGCATCGGGCGCGAGCGCGAGCCGCGCATGCGCGCCCGTGCTGCCCTGCTTCGCCTCGATCGCGAGCGCCCGCGCCCGGTAGTGTTCGTAGAGCCGCAGGAATTCCGCGAGATAGGTGCCGGCGATCCGCGCGTCGCGAATCTCGAGCAGGTTCTCGTCGTTGTACTGCTCGGAGTTGCGGCTCATGTTCGCCGAGCCCGTATAGACGATCGGATTCTCGCCTTCCGCATCGATCACGATGAACTTGTGATGGATCACGACGGGCGGATAGGCCGGTGCCGGTTCGCCCGGAAATAGCCGCAGTTCCGGCTCGAAACCCTGCGGCACCGTCGCGGGCGAGAAATACGCGGCGTCGATCACGTCGCGATGGTCGCGCCGGCGATGGTACAGCTCGAGGTTTGCGAGCGTCGCGGCGTCGAGCGACTGCCCCGCCTGCTGCGCCGCGTCGGCCTTCGTCGCGCTGCCCGCGCTGATCCGGTTCACGAGTCCGAACATCATCAGCCCGCGATCGCCGGCTGCAAAGCATG
The sequence above is a segment of the Burkholderia multivorans ATCC BAA-247 genome. Coding sequences within it:
- a CDS encoding NAD(P)/FAD-dependent oxidoreductase encodes the protein MQNFYEATVTRPPYPQLSGTLDTQVCIVGGGLAGLCTALGLVERGVRDVIVLDGERVGFGASGRNGGFVFGGYSLDNADLLRTLGRDEARRLYRLTVDAVDLIRARIARYGIDCDIVDRGVMLANWFDDPSRLDGVRTLMKREFDVDWEPVTRDALRAQLHTARYHGGLFEPNAFHFHPLKYVLGVAAAAARGGARIYERSAALGIAREGAGYVVRTAHGSVRAKDVVFAGGGYARGVSPRIERAVLPIATYVIATEPLGERLKDAIDAPYAIYDTRFAFDYYRPLKDTRILWGGRISVLDRGPDAIARLLRRDLLRVYPQLADVKVDYAWGGLMSYARHKMPQIGRDADGVWHAIAFGGHGMAPTTVAGETLAAALAEDRPVPDGFRAFGLTRTFGLAGLAAAQLTYTAYQARDALAAYRR
- a CDS encoding TetR family transcriptional regulator, coding for MKAGSKAATSDNRALPSDARRKYDPEQTKRNILDVATQEFSAMGLAGARVDAIAERTNTTKRMLYYYFDSKEGLYEAVLEKVYGDIRALEQELHVGDMEPREGMRRLVEFTFDYHDKHRDFVRLVSIENIHGAKYLEQLKSFKNRNVSIIKTLEELLERGAASGAFRKDIDAFDLHLLISSFCFHRVSNRYTFGAAFGRDPSAPRLRTRHRDTIAEAVLRYIAA
- a CDS encoding amino acid permease translates to MHSDARPDSSRPPGSRAAKPALHRRLQARHLRMIAIGGSIGTGLFVASGASISQAGPGGAMFAYMVIGLMVYFLMTSLGEMAAFMPVSGSFATYGAKFVDEGFGFALGWNYWYSWAVTLAVELVAAQLVMHYWFPHVPGVWWSALFLTLIFALNALSVRGFGEAEYWFALIKVLTVIAFLGVGLLMIFGIMKGGPSAGLANFTIGDAPFVGGLPAMMGVAMIAGFSFQGTEMIGVAAGESENPRTTIPRAVSQIFWRILLFYVLAIFVIGVLIPYTDPSLLKTDVTDIGVSPFTLVFRHAGLAFAAGVMNAVILTAVLSAGNSGMYASTRMLYNLATEGRAPKLFAKLSAGGVPRNALYATTAVGALCFLTSLYGDKTVYMWLLNTSGMAGFITWLGIAVSHYRFRKGLLKQGYRLDQLPYRSKWFPFGPIFAFALCAIVALGQDYQAFFAARIDWVAVSATYIGLPFFFAIWIGYALVRKCRLVRYEDMDIAPWIERNATPEPAPDTSAGYAAYVARPANPTSGA